ACCCCACCCCCGAGGACATCATGGCCAGGCGCACCAAGGTCTACGAAGGCAAGGCCAAGATACTCTATGAAGGCCCCGAACCGGGCACGTTCGTGCAGTATTTCAAGGACGACGCGACCGCGTTCAACGCCGAGAAGAAGGCGGTGATCGACGGCAAGGGCGTGCTGAACAACCGCCTGTCGGAGTTCTTCATGACCGGGCTGGGGAATGTCGGCGTGCCGACGCATTTCATCAAGCGGCTGAACATGCGCGAGCAGTTGATCCGCGCCTGCGAGATCATCCCGCTGGAAGTCGTGGTCCGCAACGTCGCCGCCGGCTCGCTGTCGAAGCGCCTCGGGATCGAGGAGGGCACGCCGCTGCCGCGTCCGATCATCGAGTTCTGCTACAAGGACGACAAGCTGGGCGACCCGCTGGTGGCCGAGGAGCATATCCTCGCCTTCGGCTGGGCCACGCAGCAGGATCTCGACGACATCATCAGCCTCGCGCTGCGGGTGAACGACTTCCTGTCGGGCTGCATGATGGCCGTCGGTATCAAGCTGGTGGACTTCAAGATCGAGGTCGGGCGCGTCTGGGACGGTGATTTCCAGCGCCTGATCCTGGCCGACGAGATCAGCCCGGATTCCTGCCGGCTCTGGGATATCGAGACGGGCAAGAAGCTCGACAAGGACGTGTTCCGCCGCGATCTGGGCTCGCTCGCCGACGCCTATACCGAGGTCGCCCGTCGTCTCGGCGTGCTGCCGACGAATTCGGCGCCCCTGACCAAGCCCACGCTGATCAACTGAAGGCCCCCGCGATGAAGGTAAACGTGACCGTGATGCTGAAAGACGGCGTGCTCGACCCCCAGGGCGAGGCCGTCCGCCACGCGCTGGGGGCGCTGGGCTTCGACGGGGTCGAGGGCGTGCGGCAAGGCAAGCTGATCGAGCTGGACGTGGCCGAGGGCACCGACCGCGCGACGGTCGAGGCGATGTGCCAGAAGCTGCTGGCGAACACGGTGATCGAGAGCTACCGCATCGAGATGTGAGGTGGCCGGGTCACGGTCCGGCACCGCTTTGACGCGACTGCGCCGATCGGCGCTTCGCAGCCGGCGTGCGCCTGCGCTAACCCTGACCCCGAACGCAGACGAGGGGCGGTTGCATGTCCGACCGTGAGACCGACTATTTCGGCGAGGAGATCGAGGTCGCCCCGGCTCCCCGAACCGTGCCGTCTGAACCGGACGCCCCGCCGTCCCGCGTGGTCCGCGCCGCTCCCGCTACGCCCGCCCCCGACCCGGCACCCGCACCGCTCCGGCCGGCGGCCCCGATGCGCAGGTGGTCGCCCAACGCAATCGCCATCGCCGCAAGCCTTCTGCTGGCCATCGGCTTCGGCCTATATGCCGGGCTCTTCGTGCGGGCCTTCGGCGACCCGGAGGTCCACGGGATCTGGGTCTCCATCGGATCGGTGCTCTTCACGCTCTGGGTCATCGCGGTCACGATCTGGGCGGTGCTACGCGTCTCGGCCTGGGCCAGCGCAATCCTGCTGCGCACGACGGCGCGCGTCTCGATCGTGGCCTACCGCATCCTCAAGACGCCGATCCGCATCGCCAGCATCCTCGCCTTCTTCGGGCTCGCCATCTACGGCGCGGTCGTCCTGCTGTCGCGGCTTTCGGCGGGCTGACGGGGGTTCCAAGCGCGGGGCGCGCCTGCCACGCTGGCCGTGCCGAATCCCGAAAGGTCCCCCATGCGCGCCGCCGTCCTTCGCGAATACAACGCCCCCCTGTCCATTGAAGACGTGCCGGACCCCGGTTGTCCTGCCGACGGCGTCGTCCTCAAGACCATCGCCTGCGGGGTGTGCCGGTCCGACTGGCACGGCTGGGTGGGCGAACATCCCCGCGTGAAGCCGGGCCAGATCGGCGGCCATGAATATTGCGGCGAGGTGGTCGCGGCGGGGCCGGACGCCCAGTTCGCCGTGGGCGACCGGCTGGTCGCGCCGTTCATCCTGTCCTGCGGGACCTGCCCGCAATGCCGCTCGGGCGCGTCGAATACCTGTCTCGATCAGCGCCTGCCGGGCTTCATCGAGCCGGGGGCCTTCGCGGAATACGTGGCGGTCCCGCGCGACTTCAATCTCGCACGCCTGCCCGAAGAGATCAGCCCCACGGTCGCCGCGGGCCTCGGCTGCCGGGTGACGACCGCGTGGCACGCGCTGACGGGGCGGGCGGCGCTCGAGGCGGGCGAATGGCTGGCGGTGCATGGGACCGGGGGCATCGGGCTCTCGGCGGCGCTTCTGGGGCGGGCGATGGGGGCGCATGTGGTCGTCGTCGATATCGTGCAGGAGAAGCTCGACCACGCGCTATCGCTGGGGATGGACGCCGCCGTGATGGCCGGAGAGGACACCCCCGAGCGCATCCGCGAGATCACCGGCGGCGGTGCCCATGTCTCGGTCGAGGCGCTGGGCATCCCGGCGACGGTCAACAACTCGATCCGCTGTCTGCGCCCGCTCGGGCGGCATGTGCAGGTCGGGATGCCGGTGGGTCACACGGCCCGGATGGATGTCGACATGTCCGCCGTTTACCAGGGGAACCTCGCGCTTTACGGCACCCGGGGGATGCCCGGCTGGCGGTATCCGTCGCTCCTGGGGCTGATTGTCTCGGGCCAGGTGGACATGGCGCCGCTGATCGCGCGCGAGGTCGCTCTGTCGGACGTGTCGGACGAACTGGCCGCCTTCAACGGCCCGACGCCACCCGGCGTCGCCGTGGTCACGGATTTCAGCCGCTAGGCCGCCCGAACGCCCGAAGGCGGACGAGCGCGCGCATAAGCGCCGCGACCACCAGCGTGCAGAGCGCAGTCTTCGTGGCGACCCCCATCGTCCCCTCGATCAAGAGGGCGTGCAGTACGGTTCCCGCGACGATCACGACGGCCAGGCCGCTATGCGCCTTTCGCCAGGTGCGCAGCGCCATCCCGCGTCGAAGCACCGCGAGGATTGCCGCGCCGAACACCGCCCACATCGCGATCACGCCCCAGGCAGAGAAGGGCGTGGGAGAGGTGAAGGTCAGCGCGTCGATGACGTCGGGCGGCGAGGTGATCCAGAGCCCCGCGACATGCAGCACGACCGCGGCGACCAGCGCCGCGCCGATGACCCGGTGCAGCCGACGCCCGGCCCGAAGCGACAGGCCCGGGAGCGCGCCGCTCGCCAGAAGCGGTTGCACGAGCATCAGCGCAAGGCCGACGACGCCCGCGAACCCGGCAGCGATGTAGATCGGCTCGCGCCACGCCAGAAGCGGGCTCTGCGCGGCGACGATCAGCGGCAGGGCGATCGCGAGGCCGAGGGCGCACCAGATCAGGATCGTGCGCGCCACGTGCCGGGGCGGATCAGGCGGGCTGCAGCACGAAATGCGCCGCGAGCGTGGTGTCGCCAGCGCTGGACATGATGGGACGCAGGAACACCGTCTCGAACGCGCCGTCGCCTTCATCGGCATCGTAGGCGAGGTGGCCATGCGGCTGGCCGAAGGCGGGCACGATCTGCGGCATTTCCAGCCGGAACTCGCCGGCGGCATTAGTGAGGGTCGCGCCGTGGCTCCGCGCGTCGCGCTCGTGCCCTTCGGTCGTATGGGCCCAGATCTGGATGCGCTGACCGGGCAGGGGGGCGCCGTCGCCCGCGCGCCGGACGGTGCCGGTCATCCAGAAGCCGCCCCCGCCGATCCGCTCGACGATCGGCGCGCCGGGGCGGTAGTTGTTCGCGCCGCCGCGCATGGTCGGCGTAGGGGCAAGCCCCTGGGCGCGGGCCGGGACGACGAGGCCCGTGGCAAGGGCGGCGCCGGTCGCGGCGATCAGGGCACGGCGGTTCGGTCGGGCGAGGGTCATGGCCGATCTCTCCGGTCGAAGAATGGGGCGGATACGGCTCAAGATAGCCCCCGTCGCCGGGACACAGAACGCCGTGCACGGTTTCGTGATCGCCGGGGCGCACGATCCCGCCGAGCCATCGCGGGCTGGAACATCGCCGCGATCTGTGAAATCCGGCCCAGGCAACTGCATGCTGCGTGAGGGCCGCCATGAAAGCCGCAATCCTCGTTTTCCCGGGCTCCAATTGCGACCGCGATCTTGCCGTCGCGTTCCGCGCCGCGGGCTTCGACACCACGATGGTCTGGCACAAGGAAACGGCGCTGCCGGACGGCATCGATGTCATCGGCGTGCCGGGCGGGTTTTCGTATGGCGACTACCTGCGATGCGGCGCCATCGCCGCGCGCTCGCCGATCGCGGCCGCACTGAAGGCCCATGCGGATCGCGGCGGCTACGTCTTTGCGCCCTGCAACGGCTTCCAGATCCTGACCGAGGCGGGGATGCTGCCGGGTGCGCTTTTGCGGAATGCCGGGCTGAAATACCTCTGCAAGACCGTTGGTCTCCGGGTGGAGGAGACCGAGAGCGCCTTCACCTCGGCCTATACGCCCGGAGAGGTGATCGACATTCCCATCGCCCATCACGAAGGCAACTACACCGCCGATCCCGATACGATCGCGCGGCTCAGGGGCGAGGGGCTGGTTGCGTTCCGCTATGTCGATACCCCCAACGGCGCCACCGACGACATCGCGGGTATCCTCAGCCCGAACCGGCGCGTTCTCGGCATGATGCCTCACCCCGAGCGGGCCGCCGACCTGCTCCATGGCAATACCCAAGGCGCGAGCCTCTTCCGGGGCCTGGCCGACGCGCTTGTTTCCGCGTGACCGGTTCGCGGCAACCCGCCCATCGCGGGGGCCACGCTTGAGGCCGCGACCCCGCGCGGTGTAGGCAGGGCCAATGTTCTGGCGCAACGGACCTCAGGGGGCGGACCCGGCGGCGACAGGCCCGGATGCGGTGCGTCCGCGGCTGTCCTGGACGGTTCGGATCCTGATTGTGTTTATGATCGTCGCGGCGCTGGCCGCGATCGCCGTCGCCAACAGCCTCCTGACCCAGCGATTCGTCGAGACCACCAAGCAGCGCGCCGAGTTGCGCCAATCGCTCTATGCCGGTGCGATCCTGTCGGAGTTGCAGCGAAACTCGGTCGTGCCGCTCCTTTTGGCGCGCGACCCGACGCTGATCCAGGCGCTGAATGCCGAGGATTTCTCGACCTCATCGCAGAGGCTGATCTCCTACGTGGACGAAATCGGGGCCGCCTCGATCCGGCTTCTCGACATGGACGGGCGCACCGTGGCGGCCACCGACCGCGAGGAGTTGGGCTCGGTTCACGGCTCATCGCCGTTCTTCACCGAGGCAACGGACACCACGGACACGGTCTTCACCCTCGTCCCGAACGAAGCGGGGCTCTACGAGGCAAGCTTCAGCCGCGTGGTGCAGGACGGGCCGCGCCAACTGGGCGTTCTGCAGGTGCAGGTCGACCTCGCGCAGTTCGAAATTCGCTGGCGGGGCACGACGGCCGCCGTCGCCGTCACCGACGCGGCAGGCACCGTGATCCTCTCGACCGAGCCGCGCTGGCGCGGCAAGCCGCTGGCCGAGGCGCTGGCCGTCACCTCGGTGCCCTCGGCGCTCGATCGCGCACTGGCCTCGGCCACCAGCTTCGGCGGCCGCGACGACCCCGACGAGGTGTCCTCGGCCTCGCTGATGCAGATGGAGGCG
This portion of the uncultured Jannaschia sp. genome encodes:
- the purC gene encoding phosphoribosylaminoimidazolesuccinocarboxamide synthase, translating into MARRTKVYEGKAKILYEGPEPGTFVQYFKDDATAFNAEKKAVIDGKGVLNNRLSEFFMTGLGNVGVPTHFIKRLNMREQLIRACEIIPLEVVVRNVAAGSLSKRLGIEEGTPLPRPIIEFCYKDDKLGDPLVAEEHILAFGWATQQDLDDIISLALRVNDFLSGCMMAVGIKLVDFKIEVGRVWDGDFQRLILADEISPDSCRLWDIETGKKLDKDVFRRDLGSLADAYTEVARRLGVLPTNSAPLTKPTLIN
- a CDS encoding ferric reductase-like transmembrane domain-containing protein translates to MARTILIWCALGLAIALPLIVAAQSPLLAWREPIYIAAGFAGVVGLALMLVQPLLASGALPGLSLRAGRRLHRVIGAALVAAVVLHVAGLWITSPPDVIDALTFTSPTPFSAWGVIAMWAVFGAAILAVLRRGMALRTWRKAHSGLAVVIVAGTVLHALLIEGTMGVATKTALCTLVVAALMRALVRLRAFGRPSG
- a CDS encoding alcohol dehydrogenase catalytic domain-containing protein, with the translated sequence MRAAVLREYNAPLSIEDVPDPGCPADGVVLKTIACGVCRSDWHGWVGEHPRVKPGQIGGHEYCGEVVAAGPDAQFAVGDRLVAPFILSCGTCPQCRSGASNTCLDQRLPGFIEPGAFAEYVAVPRDFNLARLPEEISPTVAAGLGCRVTTAWHALTGRAALEAGEWLAVHGTGGIGLSAALLGRAMGAHVVVVDIVQEKLDHALSLGMDAAVMAGEDTPERIREITGGGAHVSVEALGIPATVNNSIRCLRPLGRHVQVGMPVGHTARMDVDMSAVYQGNLALYGTRGMPGWRYPSLLGLIVSGQVDMAPLIAREVALSDVSDELAAFNGPTPPGVAVVTDFSR
- the purS gene encoding phosphoribosylformylglycinamidine synthase subunit PurS, translated to MKVNVTVMLKDGVLDPQGEAVRHALGALGFDGVEGVRQGKLIELDVAEGTDRATVEAMCQKLLANTVIESYRIEM
- a CDS encoding twin-arginine translocation pathway signal; this translates as MTLARPNRRALIAATGAALATGLVVPARAQGLAPTPTMRGGANNYRPGAPIVERIGGGGFWMTGTVRRAGDGAPLPGQRIQIWAHTTEGHERDARSHGATLTNAAGEFRLEMPQIVPAFGQPHGHLAYDADEGDGAFETVFLRPIMSSAGDTTLAAHFVLQPA
- the purQ gene encoding phosphoribosylformylglycinamidine synthase subunit PurQ; its protein translation is MKAAILVFPGSNCDRDLAVAFRAAGFDTTMVWHKETALPDGIDVIGVPGGFSYGDYLRCGAIAARSPIAAALKAHADRGGYVFAPCNGFQILTEAGMLPGALLRNAGLKYLCKTVGLRVEETESAFTSAYTPGEVIDIPIAHHEGNYTADPDTIARLRGEGLVAFRYVDTPNGATDDIAGILSPNRRVLGMMPHPERAADLLHGNTQGASLFRGLADALVSA